From Cellulosimicrobium cellulans, the proteins below share one genomic window:
- a CDS encoding inorganic phosphate transporter, translating to MDDVTETLLLVLVVVTALAFDFTNGFHDTGNAMATSIATKALKPKTAVALSAVLNMVGAFLSLAVAATIAKGLVDADVITLEVVLAGLVGGITWNLLTWLLGIPSSSSHALIGGVVGSVLAAVGTQGVIWSGVAAKVLIPALIAPLVAVGVASVGTWAVARLTRDVPEDVSTRAFRWGQVGSASLVSLAHGTNDAQKSMGIILLALIAAGAVPADSSVPFWVILACASFMALGTYLGGWRIIRTLGKGLVEIDTRQGMAAETSSAAVILMSGLFGYSLSTTHVATGSILGSGVGMPGAKVRWGVAGRMLAAWGLTLPAAGLVGAACYGIQHGIGGAAGTVVVFAILVATSVAIWVASRRKPVDHNNVNDAWEEGAVDAGLETEVVEAREAALERRLDAADPFTDAEPPAAAPATPLTAPASRQRASV from the coding sequence ATGGACGACGTGACCGAGACGCTCCTGCTGGTGCTCGTCGTCGTGACCGCACTGGCCTTCGACTTCACCAACGGCTTCCACGACACGGGCAACGCGATGGCTACGTCCATCGCCACCAAGGCCCTCAAGCCCAAGACCGCCGTCGCCCTCTCCGCCGTCCTCAACATGGTCGGGGCGTTCCTCTCCCTGGCCGTCGCGGCGACCATCGCGAAGGGGTTGGTGGACGCCGACGTCATCACCCTCGAGGTCGTCCTCGCGGGGCTCGTGGGCGGCATCACCTGGAACCTGCTGACCTGGCTGCTCGGCATCCCGTCGAGCTCGTCGCACGCGCTGATCGGCGGTGTCGTGGGCTCGGTGCTCGCGGCCGTCGGCACGCAGGGCGTGATCTGGAGCGGCGTCGCCGCGAAGGTGCTCATCCCCGCGCTGATCGCTCCGCTCGTCGCGGTCGGTGTCGCGAGCGTCGGCACGTGGGCCGTCGCCCGCCTCACGCGCGACGTGCCGGAGGACGTGTCGACCCGAGCGTTCCGCTGGGGGCAGGTCGGCTCGGCCTCGCTCGTCTCGCTCGCGCACGGCACCAACGACGCGCAGAAGTCGATGGGCATCATCCTGCTCGCGCTCATCGCGGCGGGCGCCGTCCCGGCCGACTCGAGCGTGCCGTTCTGGGTGATCCTCGCCTGCGCGTCCTTCATGGCGCTCGGCACGTACCTGGGCGGCTGGCGCATCATCCGCACGCTCGGCAAGGGCCTCGTCGAGATCGACACCCGTCAGGGCATGGCCGCCGAGACGTCGTCCGCGGCCGTCATCCTCATGTCCGGCCTGTTCGGCTACTCGCTCTCGACGACGCACGTCGCGACCGGCTCGATCCTCGGCTCGGGCGTCGGCATGCCGGGCGCCAAGGTCCGCTGGGGCGTCGCGGGCCGCATGCTCGCCGCGTGGGGGCTGACGCTCCCGGCCGCCGGACTCGTCGGCGCGGCCTGCTACGGCATCCAGCACGGGATCGGCGGCGCGGCCGGCACGGTCGTCGTGTTCGCGATCCTCGTCGCGACGTCCGTCGCCATCTGGGTCGCGTCGCGCCGCAAGCCCGTGGACCACAACAACGTCAACGACGCCTGGGAGGAGGGCGCGGTGGACGCCGGGCTCGAGACCGAGGTCGTCGAGGCGCGGGAGGCCGCGCTCGAGCGCCGCCTCGACGCGGCCGACCCGTTCACCGACGCCGAGCCGCCGGCCGCGGCTCCGGCCACGCCCCTGACCGCACCCGCCTCGCGCCAGCGCGCGAGCGTCTGA